CGTTCATCCTCTGCTTGCGGACGCGTCCGACATCGAAGACGCGATCCGACGCTACTACGGGAAGAGCGCCGAAGCGCTCATCCGAGGCGACCTCTCCGGTCCCGCCGGGGCGGTGGCGCTCGAAGCCGTGGAAGACATCCACGACTACGGGCTCCAAGCGGACGACCTGGTGCGGAGCCCGACGGTTCGCCACGCGGTCGACCAAATCATCATCGACGCCGTTCGGGCAAGCGCGACGGACATCCACGTCGAGCCCTTCGAGCGCGAAGTCCAGATTCGCTACCGGATCGACGGTGTGCTCGAACAGCGCCCTTCCCCTCCGAAGCACCTCCAGTCGGCGGTCATCTCGCGCATCAAGCTGATGGCGAACATGAACATCGCCGAGACCCGACGACCGCAGGACGGGCACATCGCTCGACGCATCTCCTCGCTCGGACGCCGCGAGATCGACATGCGTATCTCGACGGTTCCCACGGTGCACGGCGAGAGCGTCGCGATGCGTATCCTCGACAAGAACGTCATCTCGATGGGGCTTGCCCAACTCGGTCTCATGGATGACAACCTCGACGACTTCCGCCGCATGATTCGGAAGCCATGGGGCATCGTCTTGGCAACGGGCCCCACCGGAAGCGGCAAGACCACGACGCTGAACGCCTGCCTCAAAGAGATCAACGATATCGGATCCAAGATCATCACGATTGAAGACCCGGTGGAGTACGAGATCGAAGGCATCAACCAGATCAACATCCACACGGAGATCGGCGTCACGTTCGCAGCGGCGCTGCGGCACATTCTGCGTCAGGACCCCGATATCGTGATGGTGGGTGAGATCCGCGACTTCGAGACTGCCGAGATGGCGATTCACACCTCGCTGACCGGTCACCTTGTTTTCTCGTCGCTGCATACGAACGATGCGCCCAGTGCCATGACGCGACTTGTCGCTATGGGCATCGATCCCTATTTGGTGGCGTCGACGCTCGAAGGCGTGATCGCTCAGCGACTTCCCCGACGCATCTGCCGCTCCTGCTCGCGCGGTCGCGTCCCGACGACCGAGGAACTCGAGGCGATGGGCATCGAGCCCGACCTCGCTGATCCGGCTTGGCGCGTGCCCATTCCCGTCGGGTGTCCTGAGTGCCGGAACACCGGGTACCGCGGCAGAATCGGCATCTTCGAGGTGATCGTGATGAACGAAGCCCTGCGCGACATGGCGGTTCAGCACGCGTCGGTGGCGCAGG
This genomic interval from Candidatus Poribacteria bacterium contains the following:
- a CDS encoding type II/IV secretion system protein, with amino-acid sequence MLSMSSKSLLDILNDAGMLTEDELQAARAQLEAARASDESEEEILRAYASESEIAMARRAKEMGAGCISLRDRPADPEATERMLASYAYKQRVVPVTSDNGTLYVAMEDPLDVELVDEIRLVTGSDVHPLLADASDIEDAIRRYYGKSAEALIRGDLSGPAGAVALEAVEDIHDYGLQADDLVRSPTVRHAVDQIIIDAVRASATDIHVEPFEREVQIRYRIDGVLEQRPSPPKHLQSAVISRIKLMANMNIAETRRPQDGHIARRISSLGRREIDMRISTVPTVHGESVAMRILDKNVISMGLAQLGLMDDNLDDFRRMIRKPWGIVLATGPTGSGKTTTLNACLKEINDIGSKIITIEDPVEYEIEGINQINIHTEIGVTFAAALRHILRQDPDIVMVGEIRDFETAEMAIHTSLTGHLVFSSLHTNDAPSAMTRLVAMGIDPYLVASTLEGVIAQRLPRRICRSCSRGRVPTTEELEAMGIEPDLADPAWRVPIPVGCPECRNTGYRGRIGIFEVIVMNEALRDMAVQHASVAQVRRSARKFGMRTLREDGWRKALAGITSVEEVRRLTPEEDESQAAMLGAE